In Bogoriella caseilytica, the genomic window GTGATGGTGCTGATGTTCGTCTACGTTTTCGGCTCGGCCATGGACGTCACCGGTCAGGGCGCCGGTGAGGGCTACGTCGACTACGCCATGCCCGGCATGTTCGCCATGACGATGGCCTTCGGCTTCATGAACACCGCCTTCGAGGTGGTGTTGAAGAAGGAGAAAGGCTTCATGGACCGCTTCCGTTCCATGCCGATGGCCTCCTCGGCGGTGGTCACCGGCCGTGGCGTGGCCGATGTGATCCACGCGGCCGTCGACCTGGCGATCATCGCCGGGCTCGCCCTGGCCATCGGCTGGAGATCCGGCGGTGGCCTCATGGAGACCCTGGCCGCCTTCGGCTTGTTGCTGTGGCTGCGCCTCGCGCTGATTTTCGTCGGCATCTACCTCGGGCTGCTGATCAGGACCACGGAGGTGGCCGGTTCGCTCTTCGCCGTGGCCTTCCCGCTGGGCTTCATCTCCTCGGTGTTCGCCCCGCCGGAAAT contains:
- a CDS encoding ABC transporter permease yields the protein MTATTSSALEGIADTPGSRMIWALRDCRTIVLQEFTHIYRQPGTFAWQLGMPVVMVLMFVYVFGSAMDVTGQGAGEGYVDYAMPGMFAMTMAFGFMNTAFEVVLKKEKGFMDRFRSMPMASSAVVTGRGVADVIHAAVDLAIIAGLALAIGWRSGGGLMETLAAFGLLLWLRLALIFVGIYLGLLIRTTEVAGSLFAVAFPLGFISSVFAPPEMMPGWLGAVAAWNPVSSTANAIRELFATPGAGLGEPSYWIDGHPIAGALIWPLVIMAVFVPLAVRQFQNLSR